The Syntrophotalea acetylenivorans genome contains the following window.
GATCTTTTCCAGAAACCTGCTGCCAGGCTCCGGCAACGGCTTCGGCGCAGTTCTTCTTGCCCTTCCTGAAAAGGAAAACAGCGACATCCAACATCGTTTCATTTTGCATCGGTTTATTTACTCCTGATAGAAGGAAACAGGCGGCGCTGACCTGACAACCGTCCCGAACCAACAGCCTGTCAAGGTATATAAAAAACCATATAATACGATTAACACATGGAAAGGGATTGAACAAGCTCTTTTTTCTGTTGGAGGAAAAGGGCAGCCGACAAGGCGTTATGAAAAGATAAGGCGTCTCTTTGCTTGAGTCTGCTAAAATCAGGGAAAGGCCTTGTATTTCTCTTGGCTTGAGAACTTAATTGCACCTAATTTGTCTTTCCTTTATTCTGGTTTTATTTCCAGAACGGCTCGCAGTGAAAGAAAGCAGGGAGTGACCCCGATTCATCACAATCAGGAATTAGGAGCACCGATCATGCCTGTCTCCGATGCATTCCTTAACTATCTTCTCGATCAGTTTAACCGTTGGGGGCACGTCACCGCTCGCAAGATGTTTGGTGGTGCCGGGCTGTATCGTGACGACAAAATGTTCGGTCTGGTTGCTGACGACGTTGCCTACCTGAAGGTCGATGATTCGAATCGGGACGGTTTTGTGCAAGCCGGGTCTCGCCCCTTCAAGCCGTATCCGAGCAAACCAACGGTCATGTCCTATTACGAGATTCCTCCCGAAGTTCTTGAGCAACCGGAAGAACTGATTAAGTGGGCGGAGCGTTATTGGGCTATTCCAGGCAAGAAAAAAAGGCAAAATTAAAGGAACGGGTAAATTCTTAGAGCTCTAAAAGTTACCTGTCTTAAGCAAACTATGGAATGTCCTAAATGTGGATATGAAAATCAGCCGAACCGGGAAGACTGCTTTCGCTGCAGGGTGATCTTCGCCAAGATTCGCAAGAAACCCGCTCCGCAGGGAGCAGTGTCTCTCGAGGAGGGCGCAGAAGATTTGGCCTCTTCGGAATCCTCAAAAGCACGATTCAGGCGAATAGTGATCGGGCAAAAAGCCGTCAGTCCCTGGATGGGGTTGGTGTTGCTGGTCATGGGGATATGGGGTGGCAAACTGGTATTGGCCGGCATTGCAGGCAACGCAGCCGGAGAAAGTTGGCTGCACTTGGTGAATCTGCCCTTTCACGAGGCCGGGCATGTGTTTTTTCGTCCTTTCGGCAGTTTCTTGGCCTCATTGGGAGGAACCCTGGGGCAGTTGTTTGTTCCGCTGTTGTGTATGACGGTACTGTTGCTGAAAACCCGCGACCCTTTCGGCGGGGCGGTCTGTCTGTGGTGGTTCGGAGAGAATTTTCTCGACATTGCCCCGTACATTAACGACGCGCGAGCCGGACGTCTTCCCTTGGTCGGTGGTAATTTCGGAAACTCGTCGCCTTACGGTTTTCATGATTGGGAGTACCTGTTGACGGAAACGGGGATGCTGCGTTACGACCACACGCTGGCAAAAGTGGCCCATGGTTGCGGTGCGCTGCTGATGGTTCTGGCAATTGTCTGGGGCGTGTTTTTGTTGGCAGGAAGCAAGGCGGCGAAAAAACTGGGGGAGGGGCCCTGACTTCTCGGGATTGCAATTGTTTGGTGTCATCTTCCAGCCGACACAACCGCAGGCGGTTAGTCTCCTCTACCCCGGTGCGGGCTATCATTGAAGGCACTGTTCAGGGGAGGCTGTTTCTGAAACGGGTGGAGTGCTGAGAGAATAAGTGTTCTACTAATTGAGTAAATTGTTGAACCGGGAGGCTTTGGGAACATGCTGCTTTTATTTTTGGCCTTGGCTGTTTTTGTGCTGGTGCAGTTTAATGCTCTGCGACAACAGAATCGTGTTCTTGCCCAGCGTCTGAGTCAGCTGGAGGCTTTAGTTAAACAGGACGCCGAGTCGGCAGAGAAACCACAAGTGCCAAATGCCGAGACGGCTCCGGTTACGGCCGCGGAGGACTTTGCCTTTGAAACGATAGAGTCGAACGGGATTTCCGTTTCTTCAGCACAGAAAGGGGAACCAGCTAAAAAAGTGAAACCCGCACCGGCTGCCCCATTGCCGAAGTATGTCGTTCCGAACGCTGCAAAAACAGATTCAAAGCCTGCCGTGCCGAGTTTCTGGAAAAAGGTCGAGCGCCAGTTCCTGGAAAACTGGACCGGCATCCTCGGCGCGGTGATTATGGTGATGGGGGTTGCGTTTCTCGGCGGTTACGCCTATTTGCAGATGATACCCTTTCATCGTTTTTTGCTGTTGATCGCCTTTGCCGCGCTGTTGATGGGGCTCTTTACCTTTTTGCGCAGTAAACCCCAGTGGCTTAAATTGGCCCTGTGGCTGCGGAGCAGTGCGTCGGCCATCCTGCTTTTTGCCTGCCTGGGGGCCGGGGGCTTTCCGGCCCTGCAGTGGCTGACCGATCCTCTTGCCGCCCTTGTGCTGCTTTGCCTCGGCATCGCCGTCAACCTTTATCTCGGTTTCATCGGCGGCCGGCAGGCGGTGGCGGCGATACACGTTGTATTGTCTCTGGCGGCCCTGGCTGCCGCCCCACCGACCCATCTAATCCTGATTATCGCTGCCTTGGTGACCCTTTACGGTATCGCTCTGACCTACCGGGATAAGTGGGACTATCATCTGCTGTTGACCATCTCCAGCTTTTTCGTGTTTCACCTGTCCTGGTATGTGCGGACTTTGGGTGGTGTCGAGGATGCACGCCGTGATTTGCTGGGTCTGGCGGTCGTGGTTGCGGTGGGTGTTTTGGCGGCACTGGTACATTATCGTCAGGTTTATAAAAGTCGGGAATTCGTGGCACTGCCCTTTGTCGTTCACCTGCTCAATTGGCTTTATTTTGGCTTCGGCTTGCTCTGCTATGCCCAGGGAACTCTCTGGAAGACCTTTTTTCTGGCCGGCGGCGGCGTTCTGGCCTTCGGCCTCGCCCGAT
Protein-coding sequences here:
- a CDS encoding TfoX/Sxy family protein, coding for MPVSDAFLNYLLDQFNRWGHVTARKMFGGAGLYRDDKMFGLVADDVAYLKVDDSNRDGFVQAGSRPFKPYPSKPTVMSYYEIPPEVLEQPEELIKWAERYWAIPGKKKRQN